Proteins from a genomic interval of Lycium ferocissimum isolate CSIRO_LF1 chromosome 2, AGI_CSIRO_Lferr_CH_V1, whole genome shotgun sequence:
- the LOC132047608 gene encoding uncharacterized protein LOC132047608, translated as MAEVSESCLFNEAQHALNRASVLHHASFHRLRFEVGRLQEELDAKSREVDELQVLYAKELEHASSLPDVTLLKSELDTARSAAAEAKRERDELADKVKAFEIYNESLIADANAFTSQARAYVSQIDKLRSELEGIKPELDSLHEVTVGAVAERDILREQLRSAEGQITNLSSSLASTDAERDQLGRAIADLQVEHGKALDQLSGYDDMLGQYKADVTAAEKASDLRAEYE; from the exons ATGGCCGAGGTTAGCGAATCGTGCCTGTTCAACGAGGCTCAGCATGCATTAAATCGG GCCTCCGTTCTCCACCATGCGAGCTTTCACCGGCTAAGGTTCGAAGTGGGCCGGCTCCAGGAAGAACTCGATGCTAAGAGTCGGGAGGTTGACGAGCTTCAGGTCTTATATGCAAAGGAATTAGAGCATGCCTCATCTCTTCCCGATGTCACCCTCCTTAAATCGGAACTCGATACGGCTCGGAGTGCAGCCGCCGAAGCCAAACGCGAGCGCGACGAGTTGGCCGATAAGGTAAAGGCTTTTGAAATTTACAATGAGTCTCTAATAGCCGATGCTAACGCCTTCACTTCTCAGGCCCGAGCGTATGTCAGCCAGATAGATAAGCTCCGTTCAGAGCTTGAGGGGATCAAACCCGAGCTTGACTCCCTCCATGAGGTAACCGTCGGTGCTGTGGCCGAGCGTGATATTCTTCGGGAGCAACTTCGGTCGGCGGAAGGACAAATAACGAACCTTAGCTCATCACTCGCTTCGACCGACGCGGAGAGGGATCAACTGGGTCGTGCCATCGCCGATCTACAGGTTGAGCACGGGAAAGCTCTCGATCAACTCTCGGGCTATGATGACATGCTCGGTCAATATAAAGCCGACGTGACTGCTGCCGAGAAGGCCAGCGATCTTAGAGCTGAGTATGAATGA
- the LOC132048068 gene encoding uncharacterized protein LOC132048068, with protein sequence MANSRDVCGFIALLQVWAWERIIPMQPLLRPPRVNERDIVFAQKWTRRGVRESEARAVLVVCRDVLDNLTDDQVFFLLNFFDKKCEKYNNNRVFIDLFIFC encoded by the exons ATGGCTAATAGCCGTGATGTTTGTGGATTTATTGCTTTGTTACAG GTTTGGGCTTGGGAGCGAATAATCCCGATGCAGCCATTACTTCGTCCTCCAAGAGTAAACGAACGAGATATTGTATTTGCGCAGAAGTGGACTCGTCGTGGAGTTCGTGAAAGCGAGGCACGAGCTGTGCTAGTAGTTTGTAGGGATGTTTTAGACAACCTAACTGATGATCaggtatttttccttttaaatttttttgataagaaatgtgaaaaatataacaacaatagagtttttatagatttgttcattttttgctAA